A section of the Meles meles chromosome 8, mMelMel3.1 paternal haplotype, whole genome shotgun sequence genome encodes:
- the POLR2L gene encoding DNA-directed RNA polymerases I, II, and III subunit RPABC5 yields MDAPEAGPTPRRKRRQIRPCGRCAATAAAMIIPVRCFTCGKIVGNKWEAYLGLLQAEYTEGDALDALGLKRYCCRRMLLAHVDLIEKLLNYAPLEK; encoded by the exons ATGGACGCGCCCGAGGCGGGGCCGACTCCGCGGCGGAAGCGCCGCCAGATCCGGCCGTGCGGGCGCTGCGCTGCCACCGCCGCCGCCATGATCATCCCGGTGCGCTGCTTCACCTGCGGCAAGATCGTCGGCAACAAGTGGGAGGCCTACCTGGGGCTGCTGCAGGCCGAGTACACCGAGGG GGATGCCCTGGACGCGCTTGGCCTGAAGCGCTACTGCTGCCGCCGCATGCTGCTGGCGCACGTGGACCTGATCGAGAAGCTGCTCAACTACGCGCCGCTGGAGAAGTGA